GGACTGCGTGAACTGGTACGCCTCGACGCAGGAGGAGGCAGAGACGCGGTGAGGGTGGCGCGAAAGGGACGACTTCGAACTGACCATGCGAGCGTGCCGGGTAGGTATTATCGCAAAGCGGCGAAAGCAGCCAAGCAGCGGAGAGCTTCAGCAAGGAGGTTAGGCGTCTGGCCGGAAAGTGGATGTTGGGCCTCTTCCCCGAGCGTCTCAGCCTCCTCTGCATCGAAGCGCACCACGCCTCCCGACTAACAAACCTTCAAGGCACCCAACCCTCCCCTCCTCTGCGTCCTTTGCCTCTCTTGCCCCTTTGCGGTTAACCAGAAGTTACCCACAAGATGAATTCCCTCACAGCCACTGACCGCACACGGAGTGGGCGGACCACCTGTCACACCCGCCGCCACCGGCGCGACTTGAAGTCGAACCTGGGAAGGGAACCTTGTGCCGCGAGACGCACGGGGATGCGGAGGCTGAAGGTATCGCGCAGGCGTTCCTGCAACTTGTGCACCACGGCATCGTCAGAGCCGGGCGAGAGTTCCACAATGAGCTCTATCTCATCCATGGCCTCGACTTTCCTCTGCTCCACCTGGAATTCAGCGATCTCCGGGAAGCGGCGGATCACATTCTCCAGGGCGCTGGGATAGATATTCACGCCGCGAATCACTGCCATGTCATCCACACGGCCGAGCACACCACCTTCGAGATAGAGCTTATCATCCACGCGGCGCGGGGCGACCCAGTCACCTGTGCAATAGCGGATGAGAGGGCACGCGGTGCGGTCCAGCGTGGTGAGGACGAGTTCGCCCTCCTCGCCTTCCTGCACGGCTTCACCCGTGTTTGGGTCCAGCACCTCGGCAAAATAGGAATCCTCGATCACGCAAAGGCTGGAGGGCTGGGCCGGATCTTCATAACTCACCGGACCAATCTCCGAGAGGCCGTGGTGGTCGAAGACTTTCACCCCGCCCCAGAGTTCATTGAGGCGCTCGCGCACTACCGGAATGCTCCCGCCCGGTTCCCCGGCCACGATGATGCGGCGGACCTTGAGATGCTCCAGATGCACGCCACTGGGCGCGCCGATATTCTCCCCGAGACGCAACGCATACGTGGGTGTGCAGCAGAGCACGGTCGCCTTGTAGCGGGCCATCATCTCCAGTCGCGCGTTGGTGGATTGACCTCCGCCGGGGATCACGAGGCAGTCGCGTGCGGCTGCCTCAAACGCCGTCCAGAATCCAAGGAAAGGACCAAAGCTGAAGGCGAAGAACACGCGGTCGCCCGGGTGGACGCCCGCAGCACGATACACCTGCCGCCAGCAGGAAAGCATGGACTCCCAACTTGCGGGTGTATCCAACACCGCCATGGGCGCGCCAGTGAGTGTGCCACTTGTCTGGCAGAAGCGCGTGTAGCGCTCAATAGGCTCCGTAAAGTTTGACCCAAAGGGCGGATACAGCAGGCGATCCTGCAGGAGATTCGCCTTCGTGGTAAATGGCACGCGCTGCGTGAAGTCCTCCAGGCTGTTGATGCCATATGGATCCACTCCGTGCTGCTGGAGGCGCAGCGAGTTGAAATTTTCCGTGGTGCCTACTTTCACCAGCAGGCGTTTCAGCTTTTCCCATTGCCGTTCGCGGAGTCCGGCCGTGGTGGCAGGGAGCTCAATGCGCATGGTGTGCGGGGAAACGGCCATGGTGAATGGGGCAAGGGAAACGAAACGATCAGTGTCAGTTATGGTTCGACCCGGAGAGCGCCTGGCGGTGCGGCATGACAATGCGAGCTTGTGATGCCATACCCATCAAGTGACGATGTTCTATCGTCAACTGGATTGGCACGGGACAATCCGCAACGCGGCTGCGGAGCGCTTACAATACGCTCCGGATTCGCCGGCTGGTTGCGATGGCTCAGTGACCAGGGGTCGACACAGCGGTGGCAGCGGGCTTCGGAGCAGCCGAAGCGCGGTTCGAAGGGGAGAAATAGGCCACCAGGAACGTGCCCACCGCGGCGAGGACAATGCCAATAAAGAAAGGAACCGGGATGGCCTTCAACCCACCTTCCGGGGGATGCATGACCATCGCCACGATGGTATTCACCACAGGCGCACCAGCAAAGACGATGGGCATGACCTGCGCAGGAGCCGCGCCTTTGAAAATGGCGGCGGCCGCACCGAGGGAGAGAATCAAGGTGAAAGCACCCACGGCACCGGCGACGCCCGCAAGGAAGCTCCAGGTGATGCCACCGCTGGTGAGACTCCAATTCGTACCACGCTGCATGAGCACAATCACCGGTCCCACGATGGCCACCACGAAATAGGCAACACCCACGAAGAGGAAGGCTTTCAGGCTGGCATTGGCCATTTCCGCACCGGCCGGCATCAGGCTGCGCCCCTTATGCAGGAGAATGCCATAGACGCCCCAGGAAAGGACGGTGAGAAGGGCGTAGATAAGCCAGGAGGACATGATGGGTTTCTTCTGTGGAGTGGAGGTCACGTGGAGGGTGAAGTTATGTGGCAGAAC
This genomic window from Roseimicrobium gellanilyticum contains:
- a CDS encoding phenylacetate--CoA ligase family protein: MAVSPHTMRIELPATTAGLRERQWEKLKRLLVKVGTTENFNSLRLQQHGVDPYGINSLEDFTQRVPFTTKANLLQDRLLYPPFGSNFTEPIERYTRFCQTSGTLTGAPMAVLDTPASWESMLSCWRQVYRAAGVHPGDRVFFAFSFGPFLGFWTAFEAAARDCLVIPGGGQSTNARLEMMARYKATVLCCTPTYALRLGENIGAPSGVHLEHLKVRRIIVAGEPGGSIPVVRERLNELWGGVKVFDHHGLSEIGPVSYEDPAQPSSLCVIEDSYFAEVLDPNTGEAVQEGEEGELVLTTLDRTACPLIRYCTGDWVAPRRVDDKLYLEGGVLGRVDDMAVIRGVNIYPSALENVIRRFPEIAEFQVEQRKVEAMDEIELIVELSPGSDDAVVHKLQERLRDTFSLRIPVRLAAQGSLPRFDFKSRRWRRV